The region CCGCTAAGGTGTGGCTGCGGATGTCACCGTGGCGAAGAGCCGTGTGAGGGAGGCGTAGTGGACAGGGATGTCGACGTCGCGCCACCGCTGCCCGAGAGCCCTGCCCACGACCGGAAGCCGTCGGCCACACACCCCGACGGGGGCGGCGGACTGCGCGCGGCCGTACGTGTCGCCTCTCATGCGCTGATCGCGGGGCTGCCCGTGGCGGTGCTCGGTGTCGTCGCCATCGTGCTGGGGCCGGAGATCTCCGGCGGGCTCGACAGCCGGGCGGTGGCGGCGTGGCGGACGGTGTTCACCGCGATCGTCATCCAGGGGGTGCCGTTTCTGCTGCTCGGCACTTTGGTGTCGGCCGCGATCAGTGCCTTCGTACCGGCGTGGGTGTTCACCCGGGTGCTTCCGCGCAACCCGGCGCTCGCGGTGCCGGTCGCGGGGGTGGCCGGGGCGGTGCTGCCGGGATGTGAGTGCGCGTCGGTCCCGGTGGCGGGCAGTCTGATGCGGCGCGGGGTGACCCCGGCGGCGGCGCTTGCGTTTTTGCTGTCGGCCCCTGCCATCAACCCGATAGTGCTGATGGCGACGTACGTGGCCTTTCCCGGCAACCCCTGGATGGTCGCGGCTCGTCTCGTCGCCTCGTTGCTGACCTCCGTGGTGATGGGCTGGCTGTGGCTCCGTCTGGGCCGTGAGGAGTGGCTGCGCGCCCCGAAGGGGCCCACCGGGCACACCGCCGGTGTGAGCCGGGCGGAGGAGCTCCGGGTCTCGCTCCAGCACGACTTCCTGCACGCCGGGGGGTTCCTCGTGGTCGGTGCGGCGGCCGCGGCCACGTTCAATGTGGCGGTGCCGCATTCCGCGTTGCGGCTCTTCTCCGACTCCGTGTGGTTGTCGGTGCCCATGCTGGGGGTGCTGGCGGTGCTCCTCGCGGTGTGCTCCGAGGCCGATGCGTTCGTCGCCGCCTCGCTCACCGGGTTCTCGCCCAGCGCCCGGCTCGCCTTCATGGTGGTCGGGCCGATGGTCGACCTGAAGCTGATCGCGCTGCAGTCGGGCACCTTCGGGCGGGCCTTCGCGCTGCGCTTCTCGTCGGCCACCTGGGTGGTGGCGGTTTTGTGCAGTGCTCTGGTGGGGTGGTGGCTGCTGTGAAACGCAACATCCAGGTGCTGCTGCTCCTGTTCACCGGTGTCGGTCTGCTGCACATCTCGCTGCTGACCGATCTGTATCTGCGCTATGTGCGCCCGGGCCTGCGGCCCGCGCTCATCGCCTCGGGGGTGCTGCTGATCGTGCTCGGCGCGGTCAGTGCCGCCCGCGACGGCTTTCCCTTCAACCGCCCGCGTACGGACCACGACCACGGACACGGTGGCCACCAAGGCGGTGGCCACCAAGGCCACGGACACGATCACTCGCAGGGGCCGCGGATCGCCTGGCTGCTGTACGTACCGGCGCTGACCATCCTGTTCCTCGCGCCCCCCGCGCTCGGCTCGTACACCGCCGCCCGTGACGAGGCGAAGGCCAAGGCCCCCACTGCCGGAGACAGCCTCTTCCCCGCCCTCCCGCAGAGCGGGATCGTCGAGTTGTCGCTGAACGACTTCAGCTCCCGGGCGGTCTGGGACACCGACGGCACCCTCAGGGGGCACACCGTGCGCCTCACCGGCTTCGTCACCCCCGGCCGCCACGGCACCTGGTACGTCAGCCGCCTGGCCATCAGCTGCTGCGCCGCCGACGCGACGGTGCGCAAGGTGCGGGTGCACGGGGCCACGCCGCCGCCCGCCGATGCCTGGGTCACCGTCACCGGCACCTGGCACCCCACCGGCAAGGTCGGGACGGACGACGCGAGCCCGGCCCTGGACGCCACGACCGTCAAGCGCGTTCCCGCGCCCAAAGACCCGTACAACGATGCGGTGGCGACCCGGCCGGGCCGGTGAAAGGCGGGCACACGGTTCAGCGGTTCAGCCCCAGGCCGTTGGCCTGGGGCTTTCCGTATCCCGGGGGCGGGGAGCCGAGAGCCAGCAGTTGCGGGACTCGGGGGACTGGTCGAAGACGATCGTGGCGCCGGCCAGGGGCGTGGTCAGTGGTCGTCCCAGTGGCCCTCGTGCTGGGCGTGGCGGTGCCCGTCGTGGACGTAGTCCACATGCTTGCCGTGCGGTACGGCGACATGTCCGCAGTCGTCGTGGTGCTGGTGGTCGTGGCCTTCGTGGACGGTGTGCCCACTGGGCTCGCACTCGTCGACATGGTCGTCGTGTGTCCGGTGCAGATGGCCCTCGTGGACGTAGTCGGTGTGATCGTCGTGTGGGAGCGCGACGTGGCCGCAGCCGCTTCCATGCTGGTGGGCGTGGTCGGTGTGGGGAGCGTGCGTAGTCATGGGGGCACCTTCTTTCTCCCCCCTGGCCCATTCTGCACTCCGGCCACGGCCCGTGCCACGCTCCGTGATCAAGACATGGATCCGTGTCGCCCTGGGAGCTGCACCCCCGGACGGTTCATGGGCATTCCTGCGGCCGGTTGGTGAGGTGGCCGTAGGTGTTGGCAGTGGTGGAGATCGTGGAGTGGCGCAGGGTCTTCGAGACGATGGGTGGATCGACCGTCTGCTCGGGTGGAGGTAGCGCTGGGTGGTGGCAAGCGAGCCGTGTCCGGCGATTCCCTGCAGAACGTGGACGGGGACTCCGGCGTCTGCCATCCAGGTCAGGCCGCCGCTCTGGTCGCTGATCCGCAGGTGGCGAGCACGAGATCGGTACCCCTCGGGTGGCCTTCCCCGAGTTGCCGGTCGAGGTGAAGCTCGTCGCCCAGGTCTGGACGGATCGTGCGCAGGGCCTCGTTCAGCGCAGAGCGATGCCCGTGCCCGCGGAACGGAGTGCCTCCTCGAGGAGGCCCGCGCCAGGGCCCGCCAGCCAGCGGTCGAAGCGCAGCAGGAAGGGGAACTCGGCGCGCATCGCGTCGGGGTTCGCGTTTCCCACCAGCCTGCCGTTGTCGACGAGTGCTGCCGATTTGCCGAGGATCTCGTCCTGCGCCAGCAGCGTCGTGGGCAGGCGGCTGTAGGTGATCGGCCGACCAGCGGCCTGGGTCAGATGCGCTCAGAACCCGCCGGCCAAAGCGCTCACTCGCCAACTACGGCGCTCAGTCACAGTTGGGGGGGGCGGCACGCCACCTGCGGGGATGCGCCAGAATTCGAACACGTGATGCAATAGTCGGTATGTGTTGCCCTGCCTTCCCCGAAGACCTGGTCGCCGCGCAGTGTGCTTGGTACCGCACGTATCGTGCGCTCGCCGACCCGGCTCAGAGCGGACGGACGACAGCGCTGCGGCGGCGCCTGCTGGCGTTGTCGGCGCAGGTGTGGTGGCACCCGTACTGGCGCAAGGCCGGGGCCGGCCACCGCCTGGCCCTGCGTACACACGCGCGTGAGCTGGAGCGCGAGGTGCGGTAGGTGGGTGAAGCATCCGGTGGCCCGCGGCAGGCGGTAGCCGCCACTCCAGCCGAGATTGCCCGCACCGGTGGCGTTACCTTGTCGGGGTGCCCTCCTCGCAGGCGCCGTTGGCGTGCGGTCGCGATGAGTTGGGCAGTGGCGCAGAACAGCCGCGGCCTCCCATGGCAGCAGCGACCGGCAAGTCAAGGTCCGTGGCTTCCGGGTCGAGACAGCGTGACGGCGGTGGTGGCGGCCGGGCCGGCACCAGTCGCGGTCACCTCATCACCCCACTGCTCGCTCCCGGGCTGTTGGATCCAGGACCGGCCTTCGGAGCTGGGCCGTGGTCTCGGACATAGACGGTGACTCGCGCCCCGTTGACACGGGTTGTTCCGTACTCGCGGAAGTAGCGCCGCAGGGTGCTTGTTTTCGCTTCCTCCTGCGGGTTGGTCGGCGAGTGCGCACCCGCCGCGCGGACCGCGACGATCCGGTCGAATTCCAGCATGCGTGCCGCTATTTCCTGGGCGGGAAGCTCGACACCTGCAAGTGTGTTCGACGAAACGGCGTCCTGTGCCAGGGCGAGATCTGTCAGAAAACGGGTGTCCTCGGGGGTGGCCGCGGTCAAGATCCGGTGCCGGCCGGAGAGATAGAGCAGCCCGTCGCCGGGACGGCCTTCCTTGCGTACGGCGGCGCCGATGGCGGTGACGTCATTGCTCCGGCTCTGGGGCGTCCTCAGCGTAAGGCTCGGCGGGACGAGCGCGGCCAGTACGGCAACCGCCGCGATCCACGCGTTGCGGGAAGACCGCTGCCGCCGGTGGAAGTAATCCATCCAGGCGCCCAGCAGCAACGCGATTCCGATATTGCCGTAGAGCACATACCGGTCGACGAAAAGGGGCTTGACCAGTGAGACGATCAGCAGCAGAAGGCCCGGAAGCACAAGAATCGGCACAGCCAGCGCGGGGAGCCGCACGGGCCCCCTCACCCCCAGGGGCGCTCGGGCACACGCCACGCCCACGACCACCACAACCAGGAAATAAGGAAGCCGCACCGGTCCGCCGATCCAGGACACCTGCCCCGACTGCCCCGCACTGCAGATCGCCAGCGGCAACAGCCCGGCCACAACGCCCGCGGCCGTCACACTCCACGCCCTCAGCGCCGGTCGTGGAACACGGGAGACGACCAGTGTGACGCCGTGTGCGACCAGGGCGAGGACCGCGAACTCATGGAGCAGACAGGCCAGCAGCATGGTGGAGCCATAGACCGCCCACCGCCACCGGGCGCGATGCGGGACGCTGACCACGAGCGCATAGGAGGCCCAGGTGACCAGGGCACAGACCATGGCATACGAGCGGCCTTCCTGCGCGTACTTCTGTACCTGCGGAAGGAGCGGAAACACCAGCCCGGCCAGCAGCCCGGCACGGGGTCCCGCCAGGCGTAGCCCCAGAAGCCCGACTCCGCTGGCCGCCACGGACATTGCCAGCACAGACGGCAGCCGCAACGTCAGCAGCCCTCCGCCGAAGAGACCGAAGATCTCATGCATCACGGCGTAGTAGAGGGCATGGACCAGATCAATCTGCTGGGCGGTGAGCCATATCTGTGAAAGATCGCGGTGCGCGAGCTGATAGGTGACGGACTCGTCCCCCCACATGGTGTTCTTCCTGCGGATACCCCAGAGCCCCAGAGCGATGGCCAGCGACAAGGGCGCGATGACGACAACGGCTTTGGCCGGGCCCGGTGATCGTCGACGGACGGGTACGGGAGGGGAAACCGTCCTGGCCACGGCGGGGCCACGTTCAGCAACGGACATCAGCAGCAGGGCCTTTCAGCAGCGGCGAAGAAACTCCGCCAGCGTGCCCGGACCTCGTTGACCGGATGCTGATCCAACCTGACCGGCCGATCAGGAAGGCGGGCCGGCGCTGTGCAAGGCTGCACCGCATGCGCATCCTGGTGGTCGAAGACGAGGTGGACCTTGCCCACACCCTGCACACCGGTCTCACCGCCGAGGGCTACAGCGTCGACCTCGCCCATGACGGCCGACACGGACTGTGGATGGCCCGGACCGGCGAATACGCCCTGGTCGTCCTGGACTTGATGCTGCCCGGACTCAACGGCTACAAGGTCTGCGCCCAGCTGCGCCGGGAGGGCAACGCGACCCCCATCCTGGTACTCACCGCCAAGGACGGGGACTGGGATCAGGCAGAGGCCCTGGACACGGGGGCCGATGACTACCTGGCCAAACCCTTCTCCTACGTGGTGCTCGTCGCACGGCTGCGGGCCCTGGTCAGACGAGCCGCCACGGTCGCCCCGCCCGTCCTTGCCGTGGGCGACCTCTCGTTGGATGTCGCCGGCCGGGTCTGCCGCCGGGCCGGGGCCCGGGTGGAACTCACACCCCGGGAGTTCGCCGTGCTGGAGCTGCTGGCCCGCCGGGCGGGCCAGGCGGTCTCCAAAACGGATCTGCTCTATCACGCGTGGCCCGACGAAGCCCAGGATCCCAACCTGGTGGAGGCGCGCGTCAGCGCCCTCCGCAAGAAGGTGGACACCGCGTTCCACCGGCAGTCCCTGCAGACCGTACGGGGTACCGGCTACCGACTGGTGGACGACCGTGAACGCGACTGAGCCGCGACGCCGCTGGTGGCCGCGTTCGGTACGAGCCCGCGCGGCCCTGGCCGCCGCCTCGACCGCCGCCGTCATCCTGGTCGGCATCGGCTGGTGGGTACACCGCGACGTCTACCGCGAGAGCACGCAGGTCGCCGAAAAACAAGCCGAGACACAGCTCCGGGCTCTCGCTGATCAGCTGAACGAGGGTGTGGTTCCCGTTCGCAGAAGCGCCATGCCGTACGAGGTCGTCGCGACCGGCCGACGCACCGCCGTCGCCTACGGCGGAGGCATGGACGCCTTCGATCCCGGCACCCGCCATGTGCTGCCCGCCCCATCGGAGGCCAGGGAGCCCGGGGGCTGGACGATCCGTCCCATCCGCATGCCGGTGCGCCGCGACGACAACCCCAGGGACAGACTCAATATGGCCGGCGAGACCTACATGGTCATGTCCGCCGATATCAGCGCCGATGAACTCAGCGGCGACAAAGTCGCCGCTCTGGGCGTCGCCGCCGACGCCAAGCTGCGGGTCTATGTGGTGGTGCTCCCGCACACAGCCGAGGCAATCACCAAGACCACCGACCGCCTGCTGCTGCGGGCCGGGCTCGTCAGCCTCGTACTGATCGCCGCCGTCGCCTACTTCGCCGTCCGAATCGCGCTGCGGCCGGTCGAAGCCATCCGCGTCCTCACCGCCTCGGTCACCGCGAGCGACCCCCGCGAACGCGTCACCGTCCCCGCCACGGGACACGAGATCACCGCCCTGGCCACCACCATCAACACCACCCTCCAACGCCTCGACAACGCCGCCGCCCAGCAACGCCGCTTCGTCGCGGACGCCGCCCACGAACTACGCAGCCCCCTCACCACACTGCTGGCCAGCCTGGAAGTCGCGCTCGCCTACCCGGAACGCACCGACTGGCCCGCCGCGGCCACCACCGCCGCACGACAGACCCGCCGCCTCCACGCCCTCGCCGAAGACCTGCTGCTCCTCGCCCGCCTCGACACCCGCACCCCCACAGCCGGCCCCGAAACCGTCGACCTGACAGCCCTCGCCTCCCGGCTGACCGAGCAATACCCCCTCACCGAACGGCCGTTGACCCTCACCTGCGACAGCACCGCCCCCGCACACGCACACGGAAACCTCGACGAATACGAACGGCTGCTGCGCAACCTCATCGACAACGCCGCCCGCCACGCCGCGCACCGCATCCAGATCACCATCCGAAACCAGGACGCCTGGGTCGTCCTCACGGTGCACGACGACGGACCGGGCGTGCCCACCGACGACGCCGAGCGCATCTTCGAACGCTTCGTCCGGCTCGACGACGCCCGCTCCCGCGACCACGGCGGCACCGGCCTGGGCCTCGCCATCGCCCGCGATCTGGCCCACCGCCACCGAGGCACCCTCACCCTCACCCCCCGGACCCTCGGAGCATGCTTCCAGCTACGCCTTCCCCGAGCCCCCACCCCGGGCCGAGAAATGACGCGCTTCACCGCGGCAGCCCTTCGGAACCGGAAGACCACCAGATGACCACGCCCACCGCCACTGCCGCAGAAACGATCATCCACCCGCCACCATGGGTTCAGATGCGGCGCCGACCGATCTTCACCTATCTACCGCACCGAGCCTGCCAGGCGACCATCTGCCGGTGCGGACCGTCCTGGAGCTGTGACGCGCGGCGGCCGCGCCGGATGCCGTGATGCCGCCGATCCGCTCCTCCGGGGGCGGATCGAATGGTTCGCCGAACCGTGGGAGAAGCGCCGTGTCGCCGCGCCACCGCGCGGACGTCCCGTTACCGTGATGCGGCGCGGGCCAGGCCATGACATCACGGAAGGCGGGACGGGTGAGCCAGCCAACTCACGACGCCGGGGGTGAGCCGCCACCGCAGGTGACGGTGGGCCTCGTCGCCGATCCGGACGCCCCCGCGGAGCTGGCGGAGGAGCTGGCCGAGGACTTGCCCGACCTGCTCTCCGAGCAGATCGACCCGAACGTCATGTGGTCCGTGCAGGTCGTCCGCGACCCCACGACCGCCGCCCTGCTCGACAGCGCGAGCATCCTCGATGTGACGCGGGAGCGGAAGATCCGCGCTTCCTGGGACATCGCCATCTGCCTCACCGATCTTCCCCTGTACGGCAACGGCAGGCCACTGGCGGTCGACGCGGACACAGCGGACCGGGTGGCCCTGGTGTCCATGCCCGCGCTCGGCGGGATCTTCCTGCGACGGCGGCTGCGCCGCTCGATCGTCCGGCTGGTGAGGGATCTGATGCGGGTGGATACGGGCCCTGTGGTCCCGCAGCGGACCGCCCCGCTGAAGCGCGCGGTGGCGGACGAGGACCTCATCGATCTACGGATCGTGGGATCCGCCGCGCGGGGGCGGCTGCGCCTGCTGCTGGGCATGGTGCGGGCCAACACCCCCTGGCGGCTGATCCCCGCCCTGGCGAAGGCGCTCGCCGCCGCGCTGGCCACCAGCGCCGTCGTCCTCGTCAACGGAACGCTCTGGAACGTGTCCACCGCGATCGCGGTGGAGCGGCTCGCGGTGTTGTCGGTCTTTTCCACGGCGACCATGGTGGCCTGGCTCATCGTCCACCGGCATCTGTGGGAGCGCCCCGACTCCCCATCCCGCCAGGACCGGGAGAAGGCCGCGCTGTACAACGCCTCCACGGTGGTGACCCTGTCCCTGGGCGTCCTGGGGGGTCTCCTCGGGCTCTTCGTCGTGGACTTCGCGGTGGCGTCGTTCCTCATCGAGAGCGGAGTGCTGGCGAATCAGGTGAAGCGCCCGGTGGGATCCGGCGACTACGCGCGTCTGGCGTGGCTGGCGTGTTCGGCGGCCATCATCGGCGGAGCGCTCGGCTCGGAGTTCGAAAGCGATGAAGCGGTCCGCCGCGCCGCCTATGGCAAACGGGAGAGGATGCGCCGCGAGCAGGCGGAGCGCAGACGTAAAGAGGCCGAGTCCGGCACCGCGCCCCCCTCTTAGGCCAAGACGCGCCGGGCCGGGGCGAGCGACATGATGGAGGCGAACCGGAGCACGGAGGTGAGGAGCAACCGCATGACGATCACCAAGCACCTCGCCACGCTGCAGTTCGGCGGGGGCGGCCCAGCATCGAGGCCGAATGGACCGCCGTCGGCACTGCTCAGCGCCGGTACGCGGAGTGGGTCGGGCGCTACGGAACCGACCCGGCCGTCGTGATCAAGCTCCTTGAGGAGACCGACGGCCGCCGCCGCGTTCGCGAGACCTGGACGGCCCAGGGCGAGACTGAGGAAGCGGCCACCTGAGCGTTGGCCGCAGCGTGACGCCGCTCCGGGCTTCACATCGCCAGGATCCGTATGCCACGGCGCGGCCGGCCGCCAACGCCACCGAGCTGGAGTCTGACGGGGCCCGGCTGTCAGCTTCCGGGGTGAGCGGCGGTCTTCAGCTTCCAGCCCCTACCGGTGCAGCCGGCTGGTAGAGGAGGGAACCGGTGACCCTTGACGTCCGTGCTGTAGCCGTGCGACTGGCCGCAGTCGCACTCGTAGATCCCGGACTCCGCCACGATCTCTCCCGGGTGGTGGACGTCGCCGCTTTCCTCGCTCATGCGTCTTGTGTACGGCAGGACCGGGCTGCCCGCGAGCCAGACGTGCCGTACGAGGTCGTCCGGGATACAACAGCCTGAGCCGCACTCACAGTCCGCTCCGGCCGCCGCGGGTTCATCGTCCCCCTGCCCGCCGCAGCGGCTGCCGGGGCCGGTCCCGGGGGTGGCGCTCTTGCCCATCTGATCGGCGTCGGCGGGCGAGCCGTGGCCTGGGTACGACCCGGATCGCGCCACGCTGACCGAGCGCCGTCGGTGGAGGTGGCGATGCTGCTGCGGGACGTGCTGCTGCCGCTGCCCATGCGGCCGGGCTGGAGTCTGGAGATGGAGTGGCTGTATCCAGGGGTGCCCGCTGCTCTGGTCGCTGAGTTCGCCGGTTACCCGGTGGCGGGGCGGCCGTTCTTCGCGCCGGAGACGGTGACCAGCGACCACGGCAGCGGCCGGGGCGTGGTGATGTGCTGGGTAGGACTCCCGGCGAGGAGCCTCGCCGCCGCCGGTGCACGAGGCTCTGCCAGAAGACGTCAGCCTGCCTGCCGGGTGCCCGGCTCCCGTTCCTCCTCCGCCGGGGCGACGGCCCGGCGCTCCTGCACGTGGGCGTAGGCCATCAGACCGAACAGGACGGCCAGCAGCACGCCCGACGAGCCGGCCGTGCCCAGGTCCAGGCCGCCCTTGGCGACCGGCTTGGTCAGGAAGTCGCCCGCGGTGGCACCGAGCGGACGGGTGAGGACGAAGGCGATCCAGAACAGCAGCACATTGGGGACCGCGGGCACCTTCATCAGCGCCACGAGCACGGCGAGCACCCCGGTCACGAGCAGGGCGCCGCCGGCGTACCCGAGGCCGGAGCTGTCGGACAGGAAGTCGCCCATCGAGGTGCCGAGCGTGTTGGAGACCAGGATCGCCGACCAGAACAGGGCCTCGCCCCGGAAGGTGACGATCTCGGTGATCTGGAAGGTCATCCCGCTCAGCTTCCAGCCGAGGAAGATCAGCAGCAGGATCGAGATCAGGATCGCTGCGCCCTCCGGGTAGCCCAGGCCCAAGCCCTGCGGGCCCCAGCCCAGCTTCGTCGCGCCGCCCGAGAGGTACTTGGCGCTGGCGTCCCGGTTCATGAAGTCGGACATGGTCGTGCCGGCCATGGAGGTCGACAGGATCACCGTCCAGTAAAAGAACGGGTTGTAGCGGCTCGATCGCAGCTGCACCACCAACGTCACCACGAAGGCCAGGAACAGCGCGATCGTGGTGAGGAAGTAGCCGAGCTTCAGTGTCTGCGCGAAGAGGTCGCCCGCCGTCTCGCCCAGGGTCGTCGCCGCGATCTTCATGATCCAGAACGCGAGCGTCACCTCGGGCAGCTTCTTCATCACCGACTTGGTCTTCGTCGACGTGCTCGCCACGCCGAGGTCGGTGTGGACCTCAGGTTCCTTCAAAACGACTACTCCTGTCCGGTCGAACGACAGGGCGCTCGCCTCCGGAACCGGGACGAGCGCCCTGTGAGATGAGCCGACTGCCGACGGCGGCCGAGATCTTCGACCGTGACAGAGGAAACCTGAACGCATCCTGAATGAGGCCGAGCGGCAGGTCAGACAGCGTGTCGGGCGACCGGCTCCGGCTCGGAGACGTCCTCGCGTGTCACGCCGAGGTACCCGACCAGGCCCAGCATGACCGCCAGGAACAGCGCACCGGTCAGGCCCCTGCCCAGCCCCAGACCGCCACCACCGGTCGGCCGGGACAGGCAGTCGCCGATCGACGCGCCCAGCTGGCGGGTGAGGATGTAGGCGATCCAGAAGCTCCACACCAGACCTTCACGCACCTCGCGCTTCAAGTCCCAGATCTGGACGCGGCGTTCGCGCGCCTGACCGCTGAGTGCGGTGCCGGGGCGGTGTCGCCGCCCGCGCCCGGCGCGACCGAGGGTATGCGGTACGCGTACGTCGCCGACCCGGAAGGCAACCTCCTCGAGCTGATCGAAACGGCACCGGGCTGATCAGCATCAAGAGGCATCGGGCGTGCCGGAGCTGAGGGCCGCCGCGCGCAGGGCCGCCGCCACGCGAGTCACCGGCTCGGTCGGCGTCTGGGGAGGGTGGGCGAGAAGCAGGCGTCGCTGTTCCTGGGGGCCGCCGCGGACGGGCAGGATGCGGACGCCGTGTGGTGCGGCTGGAGCGAGCGACGCGGGAACCGTGGTCAATCCGCAACCCGCGGCGACGAGTTGGAGTTTGGCGAGCCAGTCGCGGGCGGTGTGGGCGATCTCTGGCCGTTCGTCCAGTCCGGGCCACACGCCCATCAGCCGGTCCTCGCCCGAGGCCGAGCTCGCGATCCAGTGCTGCCCGCGCAGATCGGCCACGTCGATGAAGTCGCCGCGGGCCAGCGGATGCGCCGCGGGCACGGCCAGGCACAGGGCGCGTTCGGTGAGGGTCTGCAGGGCGAGCGGGGGCGACTCGGCGTCTGGCGGCCGGAACGGCGGAGCCGAGGCGAGCAGGGCCAGGTCGAGGCTGCCGGCCCGCAGGGCGCGCACCAGCGCCGGGGTGCCGCCCTCCCGGCCGACGACCCGAATGCCGGGGTCCGTATGGCGCAGGGCGGCCAGAGCGCGGGGCACGAGAGCGGCGCCGGCGCTGGGCAGCCAGCCGAGGCGTACCGTTCCTGCCTGCTCGGGCAGGCCGGACAGCTCGCGCGCGGTGGCGTCGATCTCGTCGAGCACGACCGTCGCGCGGCGCATGACGAGGTGCCCGGCCGTGGTGAGCCGTACGCCCTCGCGGCGCCGCTCGAGCAGCTCCGCGCCCGCGGCCCGCTCGATCGCGGCGATCTGCCGGGACACCGCCGACTGCGTGTAGCCCAGCGACGCGGCGGCCGCGGTGAAGGTTCCCTGCTCGGCGACGGCGCGGAAGACGCGCAGCGCGGTGAGTGACACATCCGTGAAGTCCATGACGTTTACGCATACTAGCCGTGCTGAACTTTCGTTGGACTCATGGACGTGGCGTTCTTAGCGTGGCGTGCATGAACAGCTCACGCATCGCCCTTGTCACGGGCGCCAACCAAGGACTCGGCCGCGCTCTCGTCGAAGGGCTTGCGGCCCGTATGCAACCGGACGACCTGGTCCTGCTCACCGGACGCAATGACCAGCGGGTGACGGACGCCGCCCGCGAGGTCAGCCGGCTGCCCGGCACGAGGGCCCGCGTCGAGGGCCGGGTACTGGACGTCACCGACTCCGAGGCCGTCGCCCGTCTCGCCGATGACCTGCGCGCCCGGTACGGAGGGGTCGACATCGTCCTCTCCAACGCGGTTGCCCGGCTGCTGCCCGAGGAGTCGCAGGTCGAGCGGGCCGACGAGTTCATCGACGTATCGAACACCGCCACGCACTCGATCCTGCGCGCCTTCGGCCCCGTCCTGCGCCCGGGCGGCCGGCTGCTCGTCGTGGCCAGCAGCCTGGGCACCCTCGGCCACCTCGATGCGCGCCTGCACCATCTCTTCGACGGCGCGACCCTGGACCAGGTCGAGTACGCCGTGGAGTCGTGGCGCAGCGCCATCCATCACCGGACCGCGCGGGAGGCGGGCTGGCCGGTTTGGCTGAACGTGCCCTCGAAGGTGGCCCAGGTCGCCGCCGTCCGCGCGCTCGCCGCCGAACGCC is a window of Streptomyces violaceusniger Tu 4113 DNA encoding:
- a CDS encoding LysR family transcriptional regulator, whose translation is MDFTDVSLTALRVFRAVAEQGTFTAAAASLGYTQSAVSRQIAAIERAAGAELLERRREGVRLTTAGHLVMRRATVVLDEIDATARELSGLPEQAGTVRLGWLPSAGAALVPRALAALRHTDPGIRVVGREGGTPALVRALRAGSLDLALLASAPPFRPPDAESPPLALQTLTERALCLAVPAAHPLARGDFIDVADLRGQHWIASSASGEDRLMGVWPGLDERPEIAHTARDWLAKLQLVAAGCGLTTVPASLAPAAPHGVRILPVRGGPQEQRRLLLAHPPQTPTEPVTRVAAALRAAALSSGTPDAS
- a CDS encoding TIGR03943 family putative permease subunit; amino-acid sequence: MKRNIQVLLLLFTGVGLLHISLLTDLYLRYVRPGLRPALIASGVLLIVLGAVSAARDGFPFNRPRTDHDHGHGGHQGGGHQGHGHDHSQGPRIAWLLYVPALTILFLAPPALGSYTAARDEAKAKAPTAGDSLFPALPQSGIVELSLNDFSSRAVWDTDGTLRGHTVRLTGFVTPGRHGTWYVSRLAISCCAADATVRKVRVHGATPPPADAWVTVTGTWHPTGKVGTDDASPALDATTVKRVPAPKDPYNDAVATRPGR
- a CDS encoding sensor histidine kinase — its product is MNATEPRRRWWPRSVRARAALAAASTAAVILVGIGWWVHRDVYRESTQVAEKQAETQLRALADQLNEGVVPVRRSAMPYEVVATGRRTAVAYGGGMDAFDPGTRHVLPAPSEAREPGGWTIRPIRMPVRRDDNPRDRLNMAGETYMVMSADISADELSGDKVAALGVAADAKLRVYVVVLPHTAEAITKTTDRLLLRAGLVSLVLIAAVAYFAVRIALRPVEAIRVLTASVTASDPRERVTVPATGHEITALATTINTTLQRLDNAAAQQRRFVADAAHELRSPLTTLLASLEVALAYPERTDWPAAATTAARQTRRLHALAEDLLLLARLDTRTPTAGPETVDLTALASRLTEQYPLTERPLTLTCDSTAPAHAHGNLDEYERLLRNLIDNAARHAAHRIQITIRNQDAWVVLTVHDDGPGVPTDDAERIFERFVRLDDARSRDHGGTGLGLAIARDLAHRHRGTLTLTPRTLGACFQLRLPRAPTPGREMTRFTAAALRNRKTTR
- a CDS encoding glycosyltransferase family 39 protein; translation: MSVAERGPAVARTVSPPVPVRRRSPGPAKAVVVIAPLSLAIALGLWGIRRKNTMWGDESVTYQLAHRDLSQIWLTAQQIDLVHALYYAVMHEIFGLFGGGLLTLRLPSVLAMSVAASGVGLLGLRLAGPRAGLLAGLVFPLLPQVQKYAQEGRSYAMVCALVTWASYALVVSVPHRARWRWAVYGSTMLLACLLHEFAVLALVAHGVTLVVSRVPRPALRAWSVTAAGVVAGLLPLAICSAGQSGQVSWIGGPVRLPYFLVVVVVGVACARAPLGVRGPVRLPALAVPILVLPGLLLLIVSLVKPLFVDRYVLYGNIGIALLLGAWMDYFHRRQRSSRNAWIAAVAVLAALVPPSLTLRTPQSRSNDVTAIGAAVRKEGRPGDGLLYLSGRHRILTAATPEDTRFLTDLALAQDAVSSNTLAGVELPAQEIAARMLEFDRIVAVRAAGAHSPTNPQEEAKTSTLRRYFREYGTTRVNGARVTVYVRDHGPAPKAGPGSNSPGASSGVMR
- a CDS encoding response regulator transcription factor; the encoded protein is MRILVVEDEVDLAHTLHTGLTAEGYSVDLAHDGRHGLWMARTGEYALVVLDLMLPGLNGYKVCAQLRREGNATPILVLTAKDGDWDQAEALDTGADDYLAKPFSYVVLVARLRALVRRAATVAPPVLAVGDLSLDVAGRVCRRAGARVELTPREFAVLELLARRAGQAVSKTDLLYHAWPDEAQDPNLVEARVSALRKKVDTAFHRQSLQTVRGTGYRLVDDRERD
- a CDS encoding permease, translated to MDRDVDVAPPLPESPAHDRKPSATHPDGGGGLRAAVRVASHALIAGLPVAVLGVVAIVLGPEISGGLDSRAVAAWRTVFTAIVIQGVPFLLLGTLVSAAISAFVPAWVFTRVLPRNPALAVPVAGVAGAVLPGCECASVPVAGSLMRRGVTPAAALAFLLSAPAINPIVLMATYVAFPGNPWMVAARLVASLLTSVVMGWLWLRLGREEWLRAPKGPTGHTAGVSRAEELRVSLQHDFLHAGGFLVVGAAAAATFNVAVPHSALRLFSDSVWLSVPMLGVLAVLLAVCSEADAFVAASLTGFSPSARLAFMVVGPMVDLKLIALQSGTFGRAFALRFSSATWVVAVLCSALVGWWLL
- a CDS encoding COG4705 family protein, producing MKEPEVHTDLGVASTSTKTKSVMKKLPEVTLAFWIMKIAATTLGETAGDLFAQTLKLGYFLTTIALFLAFVVTLVVQLRSSRYNPFFYWTVILSTSMAGTTMSDFMNRDASAKYLSGGATKLGWGPQGLGLGYPEGAAILISILLLIFLGWKLSGMTFQITEIVTFRGEALFWSAILVSNTLGTSMGDFLSDSSGLGYAGGALLVTGVLAVLVALMKVPAVPNVLLFWIAFVLTRPLGATAGDFLTKPVAKGGLDLGTAGSSGVLLAVLFGLMAYAHVQERRAVAPAEEEREPGTRQAG
- a CDS encoding VOC family protein — encoded protein: MAGEDVGDPEAPHQTFTHLALQVPDLDAAFARLTAECGAGAVSPPAPGATEGMRYAYVADPEGNLLELIETAPG